The following proteins are co-located in the Seriola aureovittata isolate HTS-2021-v1 ecotype China chromosome 7, ASM2101889v1, whole genome shotgun sequence genome:
- the LOC130172493 gene encoding titin-like isoform X8: MATMTTEASAVSEADTEGKQKASGAEPEPEPENKQKPEAAASEPEGEQSSKRAQGQASEPGPADITTSPEEEQLKPRTRTSAGKGLSRLFSSFLKRRSQCSEGEGFEAEKAREEKADKEEKSDKAEEEIVEVVKSEEKEAKAEEEKPEVKEVQKKEEKVEQKEDKKKEEEKVEKKGSKKKKKDAKKKVEEKNEDKVKKDEEKKEEEKVKKKEEKKEEQKEEEKTQHTVEKKEETLEKKKEEEEKKETTEVKEKGAEAGKKEEEKVDKKVAKKKEKEEKVKKKEEEKAKRKAEEEERAKKREEEKTKKKEEEKAKEAEKAKKKEEEKGKKKEEEKPKEESIKKEDEKVKEEAKKKEKEKEEEKTEEKQKKEEEKGKKKEKGKNKGKKEVKGSSEEQVKAPIAAPEPELKTEPDTEQAPDQHSISSSETQPAQEEHKEEAAIKEEPEVVEEVKKEDTEEKEEEPAEEEKEVKGEEKAEEEVKKEKPSKEKKTEKKTEEAKGSKRQKTMQCKVTLLDDTQFECELDKHAKGQELLTKVLDHVNLLEKDYFGLANWETPTSKTWLEPTKEIRKQVSGAVYEFTLNVKFYPPDPAQLTEDLTRYFLCLQLRKDIMLGVLPCSFVTLSLLGSYAAQSELGEYDPEVHGTEYVKDLNLAPGQTKELEDKVMELHRTYRSMSPAQADMLFLENAKKLAMYGVDLHQAKDLDGVDITLGVCSSGLMVYKDKLRINRFPWPKVLKISYKRSSFFIKIRPSEQEQYESTIGFKLPNYKASKKLWKVCVEHHTFFRVSTVEPPSSRRFLVLGSKFRYSGRTQAQTRQASSMIDRPAPRFTRSASKRLSRNLDGAGDDTLQFLQQLSASTRSEADDWSLMLESDKPQPSSEFPARGESKQTFTQSREEGQSVQTVTVTWQDTETGQNGSQTITQTVSQPWQELPSDEQQQWRKQDEWSALLYRHPPFPFIPPFDFVKQPAELSLTEMNSMDRLLQPLLKQQDDWFLYFDRIFTLSSLESVEKPFSPLAQLQLQEKEEQELTTEEVIDRLQESVTLVDKLIEAEVLERRLREVKYLEERLQEMDEVAERLQEVIEDELGKEEVDKLREEEEQELEREKQMHMEGRTVRVGKKSVRMIETKEEDEVDELEEQIKQVFLKGLLPEEEEVEVKQESEKEVTAETLLDDSLREKLRQIEKEWKNEVEEKLGSPDVAGTTSLITVQRAERRTMKRVTIVDERGQQLGDVDDMQEQAGVISDERLEKQELWRKTDLLVERTLREVTKELQAEGQSQVEDKDVWFIVFDRPPYKAVSKPPVTTVEHAQVDKGEYVISKPEITTVEEKTEIIVEERKIREEEAWHAPEIPPPQAITERDDGWFVLLDVVPGETSYVPPVILKERDQMEAESVVSVVGSAVYEEIREVVVEERKIIHEAPRHPQEILLQPVTDRDDDWFVLLDVVPRETSYVPPVILKGRDQVDAESFVSVIGAPAVQEIREIIVEERKIIEEAPRRPQEIPLQPVMDRDDDWFVLLDVVPRETSYVPPVAVVERVQVSPEEFVSVIQVATTEQREKKVEVVVEDAEIKQRLSEKREVALPQAVREIEDDWFMLLDRPVREPSFVPPVTMAEYVQVYREEGFSAVPETIAVQSKKEVVVEVTVVQEEEKKLPMQIIPEMKISQPVRERDDDWFLLLDVVPRETSYVAPVSLTVPSQIYPSVERQTEVKSIERKSQQIALDQIRPQPSHPLPERDDDWFVLFDAIREEAVILPSVAPVEIIRDMRKTFEVEVTSTETRTWKKTIIGVDRRQDETRFSEMRQIQIAPPSEREGGDDWFILFDIIREKPVITRSVAVPQRIQFPPEVRVPTAMDKTRIAISETRPLFEKRILEERRPLTHTHVNDDWFVLLDVGLKESVVSTQRGTRPVSAPVFSQAALAEAGIPMAPFDQPQTSTPIKTIRQEERKLEVTVEAVEPSKIEAASEVKPAVWRDQGAIDSSLLSTINGDIQHGSEVTSTEVVRMRKKRAKKIEDDSIYIRHSLLMLEEFNKPQEDLLRHHASISKLKKNFMEAVPEPRPSEWDKRLSTHSPFRTLGINGQPLPSADGSVCISSLSNGSETKATHEETSSSLGLSGTPWPTACHKSETDSVEAHGGPTEEESCDQDGVVVFETSLVPIVEVEMAQLPPSLEPHCKALDETQEEEGSYPGVSECSRRIVGSSPASYFRSDGPQVIRCFQLVVGRGLTRLLLPKILMETNLVRRKGCCGENRSTQQRLRRECMGVK, from the exons A TGgctaccatgacaacagaggcAAGTGCAGTGAGTGAGGCAGACACTGAGGGCAAGCAGAAGGCCAGCGGCGCCGAGCCcgaaccagaaccagagaacAAACAGAAGCCAGAGGCGGCAGCGTCTGAGCCGGAGGGGGAGCAGTCGAGCAAGAGGGCCCAGGGGCAGGCCTCTGAGCCTGGGCCAGCTGACATAACTACCTCCcctgaggaggagcagctgaagcCTCGTACCCGGACCTCTGCTGGCAAAGGCCTGTCTCGCCTCTTCTCATCTTTCCTCAAACGCCGCTCACAGTGCTCCGAGGGAGAGGGGTTTGAGGCAGAGAAAGCTAGGGAGGAAAAggcagacaaagaggaaaaatctGACAAGGCGGAAGAGGAGATAGTGGAGGTGGTGAAAAGTGAAGAGAAGGAGGCTAAAGCGGAGGAGGAAAAACCTGAGGTGAAAGAAGtgcaaaagaaagaagaaaaagtagaaCAAAAGGAggataaaaagaaagaggaagaaaaagttgAGAAGAAGggcagtaaaaagaaaaagaaagatgccAAGAAGAAAGTAGAGGAGAAGAATGaggacaaagtgaaaaaggacgaggaaaaaaaggaagaggaaaaagtgaaaaagaaagaggagaagaaagaggagcaaaaagaggaggagaaaacacagcatACTGtagaaaagaaggaggaaacattggagaagaagaaagaagaggaagaaaagaaggagacCACTGAGGTTAAAGAAAAGGGGGCAGAGGctggaaagaaagaggaggaaaaagtagATAAGAAggtggcaaagaaaaaagaaaaagaagaaaaggtaaagaagaaggaagaggaaaaagcaaagaggaaagcagaggaagaagaaagggcaaagaagagagaggaggagaaaacaaagaagaaagaagaagaaaaagctaaaGAGGCGgaaaaagcaaagaagaaagaggaggagaagggcaaaaagaaagaggaggagaaaccgAAAGAGGAGTCAATAAAGAAAGAAGACGAGAAGGTGAAAGAAGAggcaaagaagaaagagaaggaaaaggaggaagaaaagacagaggaaaagcaaaagaaggaagaggaaaaggggaagaaaaaagagaaggggaagaacaaaggaaagaaggaggtgAAAGGGTCAAGTGAGGAGCAGGTGAAAGCACCGATCGCTGCTCCAGAGCCTGAGCTCAAAACTGAGCCAGATACTGAACAGGCTCCTGATCAGCACTCAATAAGCAGCTCAGAGACACAG CCAGCACAGGAGGAACACAAGGAAGAAGCTGCGATAAAGGAGGAGCCTGAAGTAGTGGAAGAAGTAAAGaaggaggacacagaggaaaaggaggaagaaccagcagaagaggagaaagaagtcaaaggagaggaaaaggcagaggaggaggtgaagaaggagAAGCCTtctaaagaaaagaagacagagaagaagacagaagaggcTAAAGGCTCCAAACGTCAGAAAACCATGCAATGCAAAGTTACCTTACTGGATGACACTCAGTTTGAGTGTGAGCTTGAT AAACATGCTAAAGGCCAGGAACTATTGACAAAGGTATTGGACCATGTCAACCTGCTGGAGAAAGATTACTTTGGCCTCGCTAACTGGGAAACCCCAACCAGCAAG ACATGGTTGGAACCCACAAAAGAGATCCGGAAACAGGTTTCAGGCGCTGTCTATGAGTTTACACTCAACGTGAAGTTCTACCCTCCTGATCCAGCTCAGCTTACCGAAGACCTCACCAG GTACTTTCTGTGTCTCCAGCTGAGGAAGGACATTATGCTTGGTGTTCTTCCCTGTTCCTTTGTCACACTATCCTTGCTGGGCTCCTACGCAGCCCAGTCAGAGCTTGGGGAGTATGACCCAGAAGTACATGGAACAGAATATGTTAAAGACCTCAATCTGGCACCTGGACAAACCAAAGAGCTGGAGGACAAAGTGATGGAGCTGCATCGCACATACAG GTCAATGAGTCCAGCCCAAGCAGACATGTTGTTTCTGGAAAATGCCAAGAAACTTGCCATGTATGGAGTTGACCTTCACCAAGCCAAG GATCTGGATGGTGTTGACATTACACTTGGGGTTTGCTCCAGTGGTCTGATGGTTTACAAGGACAAGCTGAGGATCAACCGTTTCCCTTGGCCCAAAGTGCTTAAGATCTCTTACAAACGCAGCAGCTTCTTTATCAAGATCCGGCCATCAGAG CAAGAGCAGTATGAAAGCACAATTGGCTTCAAACTGCCCAACTACAAAGCCTCAAAGAAGCTGTGGAAAGTTTGTGTTGAACACCATACCTTCTTCAG GGTTTCGACAGTGGAGCCACCCTCATCACGTCGCTTCCTCGTCTTGGGCTCAAAGTTCCGGTACAGCGGGCGAACTCAGGCCCAGACCCGCCAGGCGAGCTCCATGATTGACCGCCCAGCACCTCGCTTCACACGCTCTGCGAGCAAGAGGTTGTCCCGTAACTTAGATggag CTGGAGATGACACTCTCCAGTTTCTGCAACAGCTCTCAGCATCAACCAGATCTGAGGCTGATGATTGGTCATTGATGCTGGAATCTGACAAACCTCAGCCTTCATCTGAATTCCCAG CCAGAGGGGAGTCCAAGCAGACTTTCACTCAGTCACGGGAGGAGGGCCAGTCTGTTCAGACGGTCACAGTGACCTGGCAGGACACTGAGACCGGGCAGAATGGCTCTCAAACCATCACccagacagtcagtcagccatGGCAGGAGCTGCCATctgatgagcagcagcagtggagaaaGCAAGACGAGTGGTCTGCCCTGTTGTATCGCCATCCTCCTTTTCCCTTTATCCCACCCTTTGATTTCGTGAAACAGCCAG CTGAGCTCAGCTTGACAGAAATGAACTCTATGGACAGGCTCTTGCAACCACTGCTGAAACAGCAAGATGATTGGTTCTTGTACTTTGACCGAATCTTCACCCTGTCTTCGCTTGAGAGTGTTGAAAAACCAT TCTCTCCCCTagctcagctccagctccaggaGAAGGAAGAACAGGAACTGACCACAGAGGAGGTCATTGACAGGCTTCAGGAATCAGTGACCTTGGTAGACAAACTGATAGAGGCGGAGGTTTTGGAAAGGAGACTGAGGGAAGTGAAATATTTGGAGGAAAGGCTTCAAGAAATGGATGAGGTGGCAGAAAGACTTCAAGAAGTGATAGAGGATGAATTGGGGAAGGAGGAAGTAGACAAgttaagagaagaagaagaacaagaattggagagggaaaaacaaatgcacatggAAGGTAGAACAGTAAGAGTGGGGAAGAAATCTGTGAGGATGATAGAAacaaaagaggaggatgaagtggATGAACTGGAAGAGCAAATAAAGCAGGTGTTTTTAAAAGGCTTGTtgcctgaggaggaagaggttgaGGTGAAGCAGGAGAGTGAAAAAGAGGTGACAGCCGAGACTCTGTTAGATGATAGTTTGAGAGAGAAGCTACGCCAGATAGAAAAAGAATGGAAAAATGAGGTGGAGGAAAAGCTTGGCTCTCCAGACGTCGCTGGCACCACTTCTTTAATTACAGTTCAGAGGGCGGAGCGTAGGACTATGAAGAGAGTGACTATTGTAGATGAGAGAGGGCAACAACTGGGAGATGTAGACGACATGCAGGAACAGGCTGGTGTTATATCAGACGAGAGGTTAGAAAAACAAGAGTTGTGGCGTAAGACGGATCTACTGGTAGAGAGAACTCTGAGAGAGGTCACAAAGGAGCTTCAGGCTGAGGGTCAGTCTCAGGTGGAAGATAAAGATGTCTGGTTCATAGTTTTTGACCGGCCTCCATACAAAGCTGTTTCCAAACCACCAG TTACCACTGTGGAACATGCTCAAGTGGATAAAGGCGAGTATGTCATCTCAAAGCCTGAGATTACAACAGttgaggagaaaacagagattATAgtagaagagagaaaaataagagaAGAGGAAGCCTGGCATGCACCAGAGATCCCGCCACCACAGGCCATCACAGAAAGAGATGATGGCTGGTTTGTGTTGCTGGATGTTGTTCCCGGAGAGACATCATATGTACCACCAG TTATCTTGAAGGAACGAGACCAGATGGAGGCAGAAAGTGTTGTCTCTGTGGTTGGATCTGCAGTATATGAGGAGATTAGAGAAGTAGTTGttgaagagagaaagataaTACACGAGGCACCAAGACATCCACAAGAAATCCTTCTACAGCCAGTGACGGACAGAGATGATGACTGGTTTGTGTTGCTGGATGTTGTTCCTAGAGAGACATCCTATGTACCACCAG TTATCTTGAAGGGACGAGACCAGGTGGATGCAGAAAGTTTTGTCTCTGTGATTGGAGCCCCAGCAGTTCAGGAGATTAGAGAAATAATTGttgaagagagaaagataaTAGAAGAGGCACCAAGACGTCCACAAGAGATCCCACTACAGCCAGTGATGGATAGAGATGATGACTGGTTTGTGTTGCTGGATGTTGTTCCCAGAGAGACATCATATGTACCACCAG TTGCTGTCGTGGAGCGTGTTCAAGTGTCACCAGAAGAATTTGTCTCTGTGATTCAAGTAGCAACCACtgagcagagggaaaaaaaagtggaggTTGTAGTTGAAGAcgcagaaataaaacaaaggctGAGTGAAAAGCGAGAAGTTGCATTGCCACAGGCTGTGAGAGAAATAGAAGATGACTGGTTTATGCTATTGGATCGTCCCGTTAGAGAACCATCATTTGTGCCACCAG TTACCATGGCCGAGTATGTTCAGGTTTATCGTGAAGAAGGCTTTTCTGCTGTGCCTGAAACAATAGCTGTGCAGTCCAAGAAGGAGGTTGTAGTTGAAGTGACTGTGgtgcaggaggaagaaaagaagctTCCCATGCAAATTATTCCAGAGATGAAAATATCCCAgcctgtgagagagagggatgacGACTGGTTTCTGCTGCTGGATGTTGTTCCCAGAGAAACTTCATATGTGGCTCCAG tctctctgaCAGTGCCCAGCCAAATTTATCCAAGTGTTGAACGTCAAACGGAAGTGAAAAGCATAGAGAGGAAGTCGCAACAGATTGCTCTTGACCAGATTAGACCACAGCCTTCCCATCCACTaccagagagagatgatgactggtttgtgttgtttgatgcTATTCGTGAAGAAGCAGTCATACTACCATCAG TTGCCCCTGTTGAAATAATTCGGGATATGAGGAAGACGTTTGAGGTTGAGGTGACAAGCACAGAGACTAGAACATGGAAGAAGACGATAATTGGTGTGGACAGAAGGCAAGATGAGACACGTTTTTCTGAAATGAGACAAATCCAAATTGCACCTCcgtcagagagagaaggaggtgaTGACTGGTTCATCTTGTTCGACATCATCCGAGAAAAGCCTGTTATCACACGATCAG TTGCTGTCCCTCAACGTATCCAGTTCCCACCAGAGGTCAGAGTTCCAACTGCCATGGATAAAACAAGGATTGCTATTTCCGAAACAAGACCACTGTTTGAGAAACGGATCCTGGAGGAAAGACgtccacttacacacacacatgtcaatGATGATTGGTTTGTTCTACTAGATGTTGGCCTCAAAGAGTCAG TGGTGAGCACACAAAGGGGCACCCGTCCTGTCAGTGCTCCGGTCTTCTCCCAGGCTGCTCTGGCTGAAGCAGGAATCCCCATGGCCCCTTTCGACCAGCCCCAGACCTCCACTCCAATCAAGACCATCCGCCAGGAGGAAAGAAAGCTGGAAGTCACGGTAGAAGCTGTGGAGCCCTCAAAGATCGAGGCTGCGTCTGAAGTCAAG CCAGCAGTGTGGAGGGACCAGGGAGCAATAGACTCTTCACTGCTATCTACCATCAATGGGGACATCCAG CACGGGTCTGAGGTGACAAGCACGGAGGTGGTGCGAATGCGAAAG aaaagAGCTAAGAAAATTGAGGATGACTCAATTTATATCAGACATAGCCTTTTAATGTTGGAG GAGTTCAATAAGCCTCAGGAGGACCTGCTCAGGCATCATGCCAGTATCAGTAAGCTGAAGAAGAACTTCATGGAAGCCGTCCCTGAGCCCAGGCCCAGTGAGTGGGACAAGCGCCTGTCCACACACTCTCCGTTCCGCACCCTGGGTATCAATGGTCAGCCTCTGCCCAGTGCGGATGGG aGTGTGTGCATTAGTTCCCTAAGCAATGGTTCAGAGACAAAGGCTACACATGAGGAAACCAGCAGCAGTTTGGGCTTGTCAGGCACACCCTGGCCCACTGCGTGCCACAAGAGTGAGACTGATAGTGTCGAAGCCCACGGTGGTCCTACTGAGGAAGAGTCATGTGATCAAGACGGGGTTGTAGTTTTTGAGACCTCCTTGGTGCCCATCGTAGAGGTGGAGATGGCGCAGTTGCCTCCCTCCCTCGAACCCCACTGTAAGGCTTTAGATGAGACCCAGGAGGAAGAAGGATCATATCCCGGTGTGTCGGAGTGCTCTAGGAGGATAGTCGGATCTTCCCCAGCCTCCTATTTCAGGAGCGATGGTCCACAGGTCATACGCTGCTTCCAG TTGGTGGTGGGAAGGGGATTAACAAGGTTGTTGCTTCCAAAAATCTTAATGGAAACAAATTTGGTGAGAAGAAAGGGCTGTTGCGGTGAAAATCGATCCACACAGCAA